In Thalassoglobus sp. JC818, a single window of DNA contains:
- a CDS encoding DUF1559 domain-containing protein, with the protein MSFQKLRQRHSRGFTLIELLVVIAIIAILIALLLPAVQQAREAARRTQCKNNLKNIALAIHNYQDTYSRFPPGSILPQAGNTNPYPPTSHNNNMARTAGWTWSVFILPFMDQAALYQITAGAEPVMGRVVADTVLVRELQRSLPIYRCPSDTGPITNDGPSEHHFLYGLTNAASDWYIDGSQAGPRVALATSNYVALHHHRVHQISNGRWTYSGGFGPNSSFSFRDMVDGTSNTICVGERAYIVNGAMMHAATWAGCAAAYHDDCIDDSWATGRSPVNPTQTAVFNTFVRQQGLSSLHSGGVQVALFDGSVRFLSENLDFKMNGGNNNTAADSVYEYLISRNDGQPIGEF; encoded by the coding sequence ATGTCATTTCAGAAACTGCGACAGCGTCATTCTCGTGGGTTTACATTGATTGAGTTGCTCGTCGTGATTGCGATCATCGCGATTCTCATCGCCCTGCTTTTGCCCGCTGTTCAACAGGCGCGAGAAGCTGCCAGACGAACTCAGTGCAAGAACAATCTCAAGAACATTGCCCTGGCGATTCACAACTACCAGGACACTTATTCCCGCTTCCCTCCAGGATCAATCCTTCCGCAAGCTGGGAATACGAACCCTTATCCACCAACTTCCCATAACAACAACATGGCTCGAACAGCCGGTTGGACGTGGAGTGTTTTCATACTGCCGTTTATGGATCAGGCAGCCCTCTACCAAATTACTGCCGGGGCTGAACCGGTCATGGGACGAGTCGTTGCCGACACCGTGTTGGTCAGGGAACTTCAACGGTCACTTCCGATCTACCGCTGCCCGAGCGATACCGGCCCCATTACCAACGATGGACCGAGCGAACATCACTTCCTCTACGGTCTGACGAACGCAGCTTCCGACTGGTACATCGATGGAAGCCAGGCTGGACCGCGAGTCGCACTCGCAACATCCAACTATGTTGCGCTCCACCACCATCGCGTGCACCAGATCAGCAATGGTCGCTGGACTTACTCCGGCGGTTTCGGTCCGAATAGTTCCTTCAGCTTCCGCGACATGGTGGATGGAACAAGTAACACCATCTGCGTCGGCGAACGAGCTTACATCGTCAACGGAGCGATGATGCATGCAGCGACATGGGCTGGCTGTGCAGCTGCCTACCATGACGACTGTATCGACGACTCTTGGGCCACTGGCCGATCTCCAGTCAATCCAACACAAACCGCCGTGTTCAACACATTCGTGCGACAGCAAGGTTTGAGCAGTCTTCACTCAGGCGGAGTTCAGGTCGCCCTCTTCGACGGATCAGTCCGGTTCCTCTCGGAAAACCTGGACTTCAAAATGAACGGCGGGAACAACAACACCGCAGCAGACAGCGTTTACGAGTACCTCATCAGCCGCAACGATGGCCAACCGATCGGGGAATTCTAA
- a CDS encoding redoxin domain-containing protein, giving the protein MRFGICFATWLACLVALSVREVPSLADETVHSRLELVHLKGVDLEGHLHRFGEAEDHQATVVVFLSTSCPISCATIPTLHRISTKYRLQGVEVFGVISNPGTSRSEAIEHVEEYSIRFPVLFDSSGSLRNALKPTHTPQALVISSTGEIAYSGRIDNRFTALGRRRGRPSIHDLEEATKAVVLGRSVENAYVAPIGCLLETKPRQSASSRITFHRDIAPILHANCVECHRADEAAPFALQSYEETCRHAEQIVHVTKSKFMPPWHPTEGYGEFRNTRGLEPAEIDLIEEWVHSGMPEGDISDALPEEDEESGWRLGKPDLILTMEEEFELGPDGPDVHQHFVLPIQLEDSRLVSAVEFRPGNRRVVHHACFYIDTTHSGRKLSDLHPDFGYGSFVGPGFLNAGALRSWLPGMSPQRLPKGTGQPLHARSDLVLEIHYQRTGKVERDRSQVGLYFTRGGRQVVGEIQVMNKSLVIPAGEANYRHQSSFVLPVDATLLDTAPHMHLLGKEMKATATLPSGKVEELVWIKDWDFNWQGQYLYKNPVRLPKGTRIDVVAVYDNSESNPLNPNSPPKQVTWGEQTRDEMGVCHFRYLCDTPSDLETLNKHYLRYADHEQARYRSMLSGAGQSH; this is encoded by the coding sequence ATGAGATTCGGAATTTGCTTCGCCACTTGGCTTGCTTGTCTGGTGGCGCTCTCGGTCCGAGAAGTTCCGAGCCTCGCTGATGAAACGGTTCACTCCCGTCTTGAGCTCGTGCACCTCAAGGGCGTCGATCTGGAGGGGCACCTTCATCGATTTGGAGAAGCTGAGGATCACCAAGCTACGGTCGTTGTTTTTCTTTCGACCAGTTGTCCGATCAGTTGTGCGACGATTCCAACATTACATCGGATCTCGACAAAGTACCGGCTGCAAGGTGTCGAAGTCTTCGGAGTGATTTCGAATCCCGGCACTTCTCGCTCTGAAGCAATCGAACACGTCGAAGAATACAGCATTCGCTTCCCAGTGCTGTTCGACTCTTCAGGTTCACTGAGAAACGCTTTGAAACCGACTCACACACCGCAAGCCCTTGTCATTTCTAGCACCGGTGAGATTGCGTACTCAGGAAGAATTGACAATCGATTCACAGCTTTAGGACGTCGTCGCGGAAGGCCGAGCATCCACGATCTGGAAGAAGCGACGAAGGCGGTCGTGCTCGGCCGATCTGTCGAGAACGCTTACGTGGCTCCGATCGGTTGCCTGCTGGAAACCAAGCCGCGTCAGTCTGCTTCGAGTCGGATTACTTTTCATCGAGACATTGCGCCGATCCTGCATGCGAACTGCGTTGAGTGCCACCGAGCTGATGAAGCTGCCCCGTTCGCTTTGCAGAGTTACGAAGAGACCTGCCGTCATGCGGAACAGATAGTTCATGTGACGAAATCGAAATTCATGCCGCCCTGGCATCCCACAGAGGGATATGGAGAATTTCGAAACACGAGAGGTTTAGAGCCAGCAGAGATTGACCTGATTGAAGAATGGGTTCATTCGGGCATGCCGGAAGGAGACATCTCGGACGCGCTCCCTGAGGAAGACGAGGAGTCCGGGTGGCGACTCGGTAAGCCCGATCTCATCCTGACGATGGAAGAGGAGTTTGAACTGGGGCCAGATGGACCGGATGTACATCAGCACTTTGTGCTTCCGATTCAGTTGGAGGACAGCCGTTTGGTTTCTGCGGTTGAATTTCGACCAGGGAATCGGCGAGTCGTTCATCATGCTTGTTTTTACATTGATACAACACACTCTGGCCGCAAGCTGTCGGATCTACACCCTGATTTTGGTTACGGAAGCTTTGTCGGTCCCGGCTTCCTTAATGCTGGAGCACTACGCAGTTGGCTTCCGGGAATGTCACCACAGCGACTGCCAAAAGGGACAGGGCAACCACTTCACGCGCGGAGCGACCTTGTCCTTGAGATTCACTATCAACGAACCGGAAAGGTCGAGAGAGATCGATCACAGGTCGGATTGTATTTCACTCGCGGCGGCCGACAGGTTGTGGGCGAGATTCAAGTTATGAATAAGTCATTGGTGATCCCCGCTGGAGAAGCGAACTATCGACATCAATCAAGCTTCGTCCTGCCAGTCGATGCCACACTGCTTGATACCGCTCCCCACATGCATTTGCTCGGCAAGGAAATGAAAGCAACTGCGACTCTGCCCAGCGGAAAAGTTGAAGAGCTAGTTTGGATCAAAGATTGGGATTTTAACTGGCAGGGGCAGTATCTCTACAAGAATCCGGTTCGACTTCCGAAGGGAACGCGCATCGATGTCGTCGCTGTCTATGACAATTCGGAGTCGAACCCGCTCAATCCGAATTCACCTCCCAAGCAAGTCACGTGGGGCGAGCAAACGCGAGACGAGATGGGAGTCTGCCACTTTCGTTATCTCTGCGACACGCCGAGTGACCTCGAAACTCTCAACAAACATTACCTTCGTTATGCGGATCACGAACAGGCCCGTTACCGGTCGATGTTGTCCGGGGCAGGGCAGTCGCATTGA
- a CDS encoding alpha/beta fold hydrolase, whose amino-acid sequence MPTPQIPDSFRNEYPFNPKTLEIDGHSYSYIDEGEGRPLLMVHGNPTWSFAWRRLVSRFSPNYRCLAVDHLGMGLSDKPQDYAYTIEQHISNLCRFIEEQDLQDVTLIGHDWGGCIGMGAAGRLPDRFRNFVMMNTAAFRSQEMPWRIAVCRTPVLGAIGVRGFNLFAGAAVSQAVEKPLSPAVKSGYLYPYDSWANRIAVHRFVQEIPLNAAHPTYQTLVEVEENLAQFKDRPFLLPWGEKDWCFTTNFLEEWERRFPNATTVRMPSAGHYIFEDEPEQLIAAIETFLQQ is encoded by the coding sequence GTGCCGACGCCCCAGATTCCCGATTCATTCCGAAACGAGTATCCATTCAATCCCAAGACTTTGGAGATCGATGGTCACAGCTACTCTTACATCGACGAGGGAGAAGGTCGTCCGCTGCTGATGGTGCATGGTAACCCGACTTGGAGCTTCGCATGGCGTCGACTCGTCTCACGCTTCTCGCCGAATTATCGCTGCCTTGCTGTCGATCATCTCGGCATGGGACTCTCTGACAAGCCGCAAGATTACGCCTACACGATCGAACAGCACATCTCGAACCTCTGTCGGTTTATTGAGGAGCAAGACCTGCAGGACGTCACGCTGATTGGCCACGACTGGGGAGGCTGTATCGGAATGGGAGCGGCGGGCCGACTGCCGGACCGCTTTCGCAATTTCGTGATGATGAACACAGCAGCCTTTCGTTCGCAGGAAATGCCTTGGAGAATTGCCGTCTGTCGAACTCCAGTTCTGGGGGCCATTGGCGTGCGGGGCTTTAATCTCTTCGCAGGGGCAGCAGTATCTCAGGCTGTCGAAAAGCCATTGTCTCCCGCTGTGAAGAGTGGATATCTGTATCCATACGATAGCTGGGCCAATCGCATTGCCGTACATCGCTTCGTCCAGGAAATTCCCCTCAACGCAGCTCATCCGACGTATCAAACGCTCGTTGAAGTCGAAGAAAACCTTGCACAATTCAAAGACCGCCCGTTTCTGCTTCCTTGGGGTGAGAAAGACTGGTGTTTTACCACGAACTTTCTGGAGGAATGGGAGCGCCGCTTCCCCAACGCCACGACTGTGAGAATGCCCAGCGCGGGACACTACATCTTTGAAGATGAGCCCGAACAACTGATCGCGGCAATCGAAACTTTTCTTCAACAGTAA